From one Aspergillus fumigatus Af293 chromosome 8, whole genome shotgun sequence genomic stretch:
- a CDS encoding mismatch repair ATPase MSH1, translating to MRINGCRFARLVTSQFHHVHKFDTSAAHRCLVHRTICHHARRPHARVEASLPTPNFELRRGARTRTTVKVKDLPQGTVKLKPYDDGATGATDDAPQYPTVVQGHRNNMRKFRNCVILTRVGGFYELYFEQAEELAPLLNLKLAVKRTSAGPVPMAGFPFFQLDRFLKILVQDLNKYVAISEEFANAAEDKARGGLLFDRRVARIITPGTLIDEKFMDPSENNFLLAVYIDVAALKAQLEQQEGNLSAQQHILSSASQHVGLSWLDLSTGDFFTQSTTTQMLPSAIARIGAREILVDQKLQDLIGQELQLLVGHDHRLMTFFAYPSKILPIAQWSSVLEAQVADQDSDAFTPEEVAAGYSLLEYIRVQLQGLNLKLQPPRRRHLNESMNIDRNSLKGLEILETARDGFGKGSLLHAVRRTSTKSGARLLRDRLTSPSTSLLVINERLDLVSVFLENSDLRDSVIQLLKRSYDAQRLVQKFTLGRGDADDLICLARAIQASREIKMVLSSQDNGPLEALPHIQSNHAKRSLSAMTGRLCLDGPTALADRISAAIDEEGLLQKQRLADDTAAEAAILAQEVAMSEGLPGEVETLPKKVRAKNSDQSKTSTEEITAPDTWIMRRNASAALLELHESLDRLQDEKARLTQRLREAVGSSALSLRWTSGLGYICHVKGAKISQQSLEELGVTRNVSSTKSTRSFYLPAWTALGDRMDQVKVQIRQEEQAIFETLRREVILNLVKIRRNAAVMDELDVACSFATLAEEQRLVRPILTSGVTHKIVGGRHPTVKLGLEEQGRQFVSNDCFLGDSERIWLITGPNMAGKSTFLRQNALITILAQVGSFVPAEYAEIGIVDQIFSRIGAADDLFRDQSTFMVEMLETATILKQATARSFVIMDEVGRGTTPEDGTAVSFACLHHLHYRNKCRTLFATHFHALADMTDDFEALGRYCTDVKESASGSFSFVHRLRKGVNRNSHALKVAQLAGLPKETLEMASRVRESLGNRAPWSSGGSDSHPIVSATV from the exons ATGCGCATCAATGGATGTCGATTCGCCCGTTTAGTGACATCGCAATTCCATCATGTTCACAAATTCGATACTTCTGCCGCGCATCGGTGCCTTGTGCACCGAACGATCTGTCACCATGCGCGCCGTCCACACGCCCGCGTCGAAGCTTCGTTACCAACGCCAAATTTCGAGCTCAGAAGAGgggcaaggacaaggacTACGGTCAAAGTCAAGGATCTACCACAGGGAACAGTGAAACTCAAGCCGTATGACGACGGCGCTACCGGCGCTACGGACGATGCACCTCAATATCCCACGGTCGTACAGGGACATCGGAATAACATGCGGAAGTTCAGAAATTGTGTTATCTTGACTCGAGTAGGAGGCTTCTACGAG CTCTACTTTGAGCAGGCTGAAGAGCTAGCTCCGTTACTGAACTTGAAGCTCGCCGTTAAGAGGACCAGCGCAGGACCTGTTCCCATGGCAGGATTTCCCTTTTTTCAGCTAGATCGGTTCTTGAAGATACTCGTCCAAGACTTGAATAAGTACGTGGCTATCAGCGAAGAGTTTGCCAATGCCGCTGAGGATAAAGCCCGGGGCGGTCTGCTCTTCGATCGCAGGGTAGCCAGAATTATCACGCCAGGTACGCTAATCGATGAGAAGTTCATGGACCCTTCGGAGAACAATTTCTTGCTGGCGGTTTATATCGACGTGGCAGCCTTGAAAGCGCAATTAGAACAACAGGAGGGCAACCTGTCTGCGCAGCAGCACATATTGTCTTCCGCATCCCAGCACGTTGGCTTGTCCTGGCTCGACTTATCCACAGGAGATTTCTTCACACAATCGACTACCACTCAGATGCTTCCGTCGGCGATTGCTCGGATCGGAGCGCGGGAGATACTCGTGGACCAGAAACTTCAGGACCTGATCGGGCAGGAGTTGCAACTTCTGGTTGGGCATGACCATCGCTTGATGACCTTTTTCGCTTATCCCAGCAAGATTCTGCCTATAGCACAGTGGAGCTCTGTGCTTGAGGCGCAAGTAGCTGACCAAGATTCCGATGCTTTTACGCCGGAAGAGGTCGCAGCCGGTTATAGCTTGCTGGAGTATATCAGAGTTCAGCTGCAGGGCTTGAACCTGAAGCTTCAGCCGCCTCGTCGTCGACATCTGAATGAGTCTATGAACATTGACCGGAACAGTCTGAAAGGCCTGGAAATTCTCGAAACGGCGCGGGATGGCTTTGGGAAAGGGAGTTTACTACATGCGGTGCGCCGGACGTCTACCAAAAGTGGAGCACGTCTGCTGAGAGATCGCCTGA CATCCCCTTCCACATCATTGCTGGTAATCAACGAACGACTCGACCTGGTCTCGGTCTTCCTCGAGAATAGTGATTTACGCGACAGTGTAATCCAACTGCTGAAGCGAAGCTATGATGCTCAACGCTTGGTCCAGAAATTCACCTTGGGGAGAGGAGACGCGGACGACCTGATCTGCCTTGCCAGGGCTATCCAGGCTTCGAGAGAGATCAAAATGGTTCTATCAAGCCAAGATAACGGCCCACTTGAAGCTTTGCCTCATATACAGTCGAACCATGCCAAGCGTAGTCTCTCAGCTATGACCGGTCGACTGTGTCTGGATGGACCGACCGCCCTGGCGGATCGGATCTCAGCTGCCATTGACGAAGAAGGGTTACTACAGAAGCAGCGTCTTGCGGATGATACGGCCGCTGAAGCGGCGATTCTGGCGCAGGAAGTAGCCATGAGCGAGGGACTGCCTGGAGAAGTGGAGACGCTTCCGAAAAAAGTGAGAGCTAAGAACAGCGATCAATCCAAGACCTCGACGGAAGAAATAACCGCGCCGGACACTTGGATCATGAGGCGCAATGCCAGCGCAGCTCTTCTTGAGCTACATGAGTCCTTGGACCGTCTGCAGGATGAAAAGGCCCGTCTTACTCAACGTCTTCGCGAAGCCGTCGGGTCTTCTGCCCTCTCGTTGAGATGGACTTCTGGCCTGGGATATATTTGCCACGTCAAAGGAGCCAAAATTTCCCAGCAGTCTCTAGAGGAGCTAGGGGTAACGCGGAATGTGTCTTCAACCAAATCGACACGGTCCTTTTACCTTCCCGCCTGGACAGCGTTGGGTGACCGAATGGACCAGGTGAAAGTCCAAATCCGacaggaggaacaggcgaTCTTTGAGACACTGCGCCGCGAAGTGATTCTTAACCTAGTGAAGATCAGACGCAACGCTGCCGTAATGGACGAGCTTGATGTCGCGTGTTCTTTCGCCACCTTGGCTGAAGAGCAACGTTTAGTGCGTCCGATCCTCACCAGTGGAGTAACGCACAAAATCGTTGGGGGAAGGCACCCAACAGTCAAGCTTGGGCTTGAGGAGCAAGGGCGACAGTTTGTCAGTAACGACTGCTTCCTGGGCGATTCGGAGAGGATCTGGCTCATCACTGGTCCGAACATGGCTGGTAAAAGCACGTTCTTGCGCCAAAATGCGCTCATCACCATTCTGGCGCAGGTTGGATCATTTGTGCCCGCGGAGTATGCGGAGATCGGCATTGTAGATCAGATATTTAGTCGGATTGGGGCGGCCGACGATTTATTTCGAGACCAGTCCACTTTCATGgtggagatgctggagacGGCCACCATATTGAAGCAGGCGACAGCGCGCTCCTTTGTTATCATGGATGAGGTTGGCCGCGGGACAACGCCAGAAGACGGAACAGCCGTCAGTTTTGCCTGTCTGCACCATCTGCACTACCGCAACAAGTGCCGGACGTTGTTCGCAACCCATTTCCATGCTTTAGCGGACATGACGGATGACTTTGAGGCACTGGGGCGATACTGTACCGATGTGAAAGAGAGCGCATCGGGGTCGTTCTCATTTGTCCATCGACTGCGCAAGGGAGTGAACCGTAACTCCCATGCGCTGAAAGTCGCCCAGCTCGCAGGCCTGCCGAAGGAGACCCTAGAGATGGCCAGTCGAGTGCGAGAGTCGTTGGGTAACCGCGCTCCATGGTCATCAGGCGGCAGCGATAGCCATCCTATCGTGTCAGCTACCGTGTAG
- a CDS encoding ureidoglycolate hydrolase, whose amino-acid sequence MAPILTSSPTLRITPEPFTKEAFAPFGTAISCPLPRDLSSAPPLSSLPPHDPAPVIANQSSALKYSPISPLLDHYAQCPRTQPSSARMSMFSCFPRKLRTAKATGGETNVFDVRILERHPFTTQTFTPLDLSNQPRAGDAEEPFYLVIVAPTLKGQTATATTPSGDTVAIRDPPDLNNMRAFVARGGQAVTYGVGTWHAPMVVLGPRRVDFVVVQFVNGVDDEDVQEAAFGEGIVVDLGRSRTSGASKL is encoded by the coding sequence ATGGCGCCCATCCTCACCTCCAGCCCGACTCTCCGTATCACCCCCGAACCCTTCACCAAAGAGGCCTTCGCGCCCTTCGGCACCGCCATCAGCTGTCCTCTTCCGCGCGATCTCTCCTCCGCGCCTCCTCTCTCCTCGCTCCCTCCTCATGATCCCGCTCCAGTCATTGCCAACCAATCCTCCGCCCTCAAGTACAGCCCCATCTCCCCGCTGCTCGACCACTACGCGCAATGTCCCAGAACTCAGCCCTCTTCCGCCCGCATGAGCATGTTCTCGTGCTTTCCACGCAAACTGCGCACCGCCAAAGCAACAGGAGGGGAGACTAATGTCTTCGACGTCCGCATCCTGGAGCGACACCCCTTCACCACGCAGACATTCACACCGCTCGACCTATCCAACCAACCCCGCGCAGGCGATGCAGAGGAACCATTCTACCTGGTCATCGTGGCGCCCACGTTGAAGGGCCAGACGGCAACGGCGACTACGCCTTCGGGAGATACTGTGGCGATCAGGGATCCGCCCGACTTGAACAATATGCGGGCATTTGTGGCGCGGGGCGGGCAGGCGGTGACGTATGGGGTTGGGACGTGGCATGCGCCGATGGTGGTGCTGGGTCCTAGGCGGGTGGATTTTGTGGTTGTGCAGTTCGTCAATGgagtggatgatgaggatgtgCAGGAGGCTGCGTTTGGGGAGGGGATTGTGGTTGATTTGGGGAGGAGTCGGACGTCGGGGGCTTCCAAGCTCTGA
- a CDS encoding acetoacetyl-CoA synthase, protein MASPSDLPRKLWEHPNPQSTQMWAFKTELEKERGLQLPDYHSLYRWSTDNRASFWDFCWRYFPIISEGTYRTVVDESARIDSVPTWFEGVRLNFAENMLFSAERSSSGHIQITTKGKEDNKIALTEIREGGAEAPRHITWAELRRKTGRMVQALKAAGVVKGDRVAAVASNSVDTLVVLLATTALGAWFSSTSTDTGVKGILDRLLQLKPKYVFVDDFAIYNGKRIDLRPKIQDIADGLREVSEFEGIIALPRFPGQPVDVTHVPKTQPVEAFLARAPLHKLEFVRVGFRDPFLVVYSSGTTGKPKPIVHGVGGVILNTYKEGRLHRDHGPDSTVLQYTTTGWIMYLSAISGLMFGGKAILYDGSPFLPDAKFLIELLSKYKVTHFGTSPRYLHELRKNNIRPKDIADLRALRIVTSTGMVLSESLFEWFYDEGFPSQTQLANISGGTDLAACFGLENPLTPLYVGGCQGPALGIPIAVFDQADEGATAVKGTAVPDGVPGELVATAAFPTMPVKFLGDDGPQKYFDSYFARFDNVWTHGDFICVHPITKQILFLGRSDGVLNPSGVRFGSAEIYNVIDTQFSTEIADSICVGQRRPTDVDESVILFLLMRPGYQFTPQLVTRVKEAIRKALSARHVPKYVFQTPEIPTTVNLKKVELPVKQIVSGKKIKPSGTLLNPQSLDYYYQFAEVEKLVNPRSKL, encoded by the exons ATGGCCTCACCGTCCGACCTGCCGAGGAAGCTCTGGGAGCATCCTAACCCGCAGTCTACTCAGATGTGGGCTTTCAAAACCGAGttagagaaagaaagaggactTCAGCTTCCA GACTACCACTCGCTCTATCGGTGGTCGACGGACAATCGTGCATCTTTTTGGGACTTTTGCTGGAGGTACTTTCCCATCATCTCAGAAGGTACTTACAGAACTGTGGTCGATGAATCAGCACGCATTGACAGTGTCCCCACCTGGTTTGAGGGTGTGCGACTCAACTTTGCCGAGAATATGTTGTTTTCGGCGGAGAGATCAAGCTCGGGGCATATCCAGATTACAACGAAAGGCAAGGAGGACAATAAAATTGCTCTGACAGAAATCAGGGAGGGTGGGGCGGAAGCACCTCGCCACATTACATGGGCCGAGTTGAGACGCAAGACAGGGCGAATGGTGCAAGCCCTCAAAGCAGCCGGGGTCGTCAAGGGAGATCGAGTCGCCGCTGTAGCAAGTAACAGCGTCGATACACTGGTCGTCCTCCTGGCAACAACGGCTCTCGGAGCGTGGTTCTCGTCAACGTCCACTGACACGGGCGTCAAAGGGATCCTCGATCGTCTGCTCCAGTTGAAGCCGAAGTACGTCTTTGTTGACGATTTTGCAATCTACAATGGGAAGCGGATTGACCTTCGACCAAAAATTCAGGACATCGCCGATGGCCTCCGGGAAGTTTCCGAATTTGAAGGCATCATTGCGTTGCCACGGTTCCCAGGCCAGCCAGTTGATGTGACCCACGTGCCCAAAACCCAACCTGTTGAAGCCTTTCTTGCAAGGGCACCCTTGCACAAGCTTGAGTTTGTCAGGGTCGGGTTCCGGGATCCCTTCCTGGTCGTGTACTCATCCGGGACAACTGGAAAACCCAAACCCATCGTTCACGGAGTGGGCGGAGTCATACTCAATACCTACAAAGAGGGTCGCTTGCACCGTGATCATGGACCAGATTCGACCGTCTTGCAATACACGACCACAGGGTGGATCATGTACCTTTCTGCCATATCGGGCCTGATGTTTGGCGGCAAAGCCATCTTGTATGATGGAAGTCCCTTCCTACCAGACGCCAAGTTCCTCATCGAGCTACTGAGCAAGTATAAAGTTACCCATTTCGGCACATCGCCGCGCTATCTCCATGAGCTCCGGAAGAACAACATAAGACCGAAAGACATTGCAGATCTCAGGGCACTTCGCATCGTCACGAGCACCGGCATGGTCCTTTCGGAATCCTTGTTTGAATGGTTCTACGACGAGGGTTTCCCATCTCAGACCCAATTGGCGAATATCTCCGGCGGCACCGATCTCGCCGCCTGCTTTGGCTTGGAGAATCCGCTTACTCCTCTATATGTGGGCGGGTGCCAAGGTCCAGCTCTGGGTATTCCTATCGCAGTATTCGATCAAGCGGATGAGGGTGCTACCGCCGTCAAAGGCACTGCCGTGCCAGATGGTGTGCCAGGAGAGTTGGTAGCCACCGCAGCATTTCCAACCATGCCAGTCAAATTCTTGGGCGACGACGGCCCGCAAAAGTACTTTGACTCATACTTTGCCCGGTTTGACA ATGTCTGGACCCACGGTGACTTTATCTGCGTCCACCCCATCACAAAGCAAATCCTCTTCCTAGGCAGATCAGACGGTGTCCTCAACCCCTCAGGCGTCCGCTTCGGGTCCGCTGAGATCTACAACGTAATCGACACGCAATTCTCGACCGAGATCGCAGATTCAATCTGCGTCGGCCAGCGACGGCCAACCGACGTCGACGAAtccgtcatcctcttcctcttaATGCGGCCGGGATATCAATTCACGCCGCAGCTTGTCACCAGGGTGAAAGAGGCAATTAGGAAGGCATTGAGTGCCCGACATGTGCCGAAGTATGTCTTCCAGACGCCTGAGATTCCG ACAACGGTTAATCTGAAGAAGGTGGAATTACCGGTGAAGCAGATCGTATCAGGCAAGAAAATCAAACCGTCGGGTACTCTGCTCAATCCGCAGAGCTTAGATTACTATTACCAGTTTGCGGAGGTTGAAAAACTGGTCAATCCCAGGAGCAAGTTGTAG